One region of Kazachstania africana CBS 2517 chromosome 3, complete genome genomic DNA includes:
- the TOG1 gene encoding Tog1p: MAGSSITKPYTYNKRSSHRVSRACNSCRKRKVKCNGVQPCSKCITSNLRCHYDGIQVDMVKNNLYKDEEDVRKCLRPLVQSIKNLEKLSFANPAKVNSLIQTLSTSIEDLKHDLRLSLKEESVSNLQSELSLETHLIDGDYVLFNSFAAFPINSSNTKHTSLSFWGLYSPIMLLSDQGFRWLFKRLLISPNVDDIDVKRTIYLYLKFMDYATSMYLEATEYSKSPLLWYRKSFDVGSTTTDVDLIKIILLDICKSTSYGAVGIEIKKPDMVMKSINSLYKHLDKMPGVSTSPSKRFQLEPLLFMLFLEVLQKPSYSGIYTVEMLSPQLDFLEFYFWSAETTALNRLIGPIVRLGIDLGFNRWEFYLNLDENEANERRKMWWKCYWWDKYGSLLTGKQFQIMEEQMACLLPKEWIELGVNEKMDPSTFMRCVNFENCSNEVAAEIGHYLLAKIIQQVYVKIMYNAQLCDYRIFSKECSEMESTVEILFEECADICQLLDSMEELFSQPFSASKNIEDYEFYLTYANSKILILTYMENVCVRLSSASNPSKKGDIAAYVAELQEKRLDTAVRAVQRSFSHESPNTYKFLQVHLMLLIQINIYCINNMEKVGVENYLFLACDIASMYADYLRTIQKPENVKYKHFMKSIENCIYFIFILTRVSFQILQKSRSISEVQVIKMAQEYSTSTGHLCKELLDVSSPCFAELLACPFISSWHKQVKDMVREVGGSTFFEKLETTGYERKERVIMPEKNSKIHNTLIEGFEPFENLEEFLRLDIFPDLYSNFFGTDDFHI; the protein is encoded by the coding sequence ATGGCGGGCTCGAGTATAACAAAACCATACACATACAATAAACGATCATCTCATAGAGTTTCCAGAGCCTGTAACTCATgcagaaaaagaaaagttaaGTGCAATGGTGTCCAGCCTTGCTCTAAATGTATCACTTCTAATTTGAGGTGTCATTATGATGGAATACAGGTAGATATGGTTAAAAATAACCTTTATaaggatgaagaagatgtaCGAAAATGTTTAAGGCCCTTAGTTCAATCGATCAAGAATTTAGAGAAACTGTCGTTTGCAAACCCAGCTAAAGTCAACTCCCTAATACAGACACTTAGTACGTCcattgaagatttgaaacatGATTTGAGATTATCtttaaaagaagaaagcgTCTCCAACCTACAGAGTGAATTATCTCTTGAGACGCATTTGATTGATGGAGACTatgttttatttaataGTTTTGCTGCTTTTCCAATAAACTCAAGTAACACCAAGCATACATCGCTTTCATTTTGGGGCCTTTACTCTCCCATTATGTTATTGTCAGATCAAGGATTTAGATGGCTATTTAAAAGACTTCTTATCTCTCCCAATGTTGACGATATTGACGTTAAAAGGACAATATATTTGTACCTCAAATTTATGGACTATGCAACATCCATGTATTTAGAGGCAACCGAGTATTCTAAAAGCCCTTTATTGTGGTATCGAAAAAGCTTCGATGTTGGCAGTACAACAACAGATGTCGACttaatcaaaattatattgCTCGACATCTGCAAAAGTACTAGTTACGGTGCAGTTGGCATAGAAATCAAGAAACCAGATATGGTTATGAAAAGCATAAATAGTCTATACAAGCATCTGGATAAAATGCCTGGCGTTTCAACAAGCCCATCTAAACGATTTCAATTAGAGCCATTATTGTTCATGTTATTTTTAGAAGTACTTCAGAAGCCCTCTTACAGTGGGATTTATACCGTCGAAATGCTTTCTCCTCAATTGGATTTTCTAGAATTTTACTTTTGGTCGGCAGAAACCACTGCTCTAAATAGATTAATAGGACCGATTGTGAGATTAGGAATTGATTTAGGCTTCAATCGTTGGGAGTTTTATCTCAATCtcgatgaaaatgaagcaAATGAACGAAGAAAAATGTGGTGGAAATGCTATTGGTGGGACAAATACGGTTCTTTGTTAACAGGAAAGCAGTTCCAGATTATGGAAGAGCAGATGGCATGTTTACTTCCTAAAGAATGGATTGAACTTGGCgttaatgaaaagatgGACCCTTCTACATTTATGAGATGCGTTAATTTTGAGAATTGTAGCAATGAAGTTGCAGCAGAGATAGGTCATTACTTACTAGccaaaattattcaacaGGTTTATGTCAAGATTATGTATAATGCTCAGCTTTGCGATTACagaattttttcaaaggaatGCAGTGAAATGGAGTCCACAGTcgaaattttatttgagGAATGCGCCGATATATGTCAACTGCTTGATTCAATGGAAGAACTCTTTTCTCAGCCTTTCTCTGCCtctaaaaatattgaagacTATGAATTCTATTTAACATACGCCAACTCTaagattttgattcttACATACATGGAAAATGTGTGTGTAAGACTTTCAAGTGCATCGAATCCATCAAAAAAAGGTGATATTGCTGCCTATGTTGCAGAATTGCAAGAAAAACGACTGGATACTGCTGTTCGAGCTGTGCAGAGAAGTTTCTCCCATGAGAGCCCTAATACCtataaatttcttcaagtaCACCTCATGTTACTAATACAGATAAACATCTACTGTATTAATAATATGGAAAAGGTTGGCGTAGAAAATTATCTCTTTTTAGCTTGTGATATTGCTTCCATGTATGCAGATTACTTGCGCACAATACAAAAGCCAGAAAATGTTAAATACAAGCATTTTATGAAGagtattgaaaattgtatttatttcatatttattttgaCTCGTGTTTCTTTTCAGATACTTCAAAAATCGCGATCTATATCAGAAGTGCAGGTAATTAAAATGGCCCAAGAATATAGTACTTCAACAGGTCATTTATGTAAAGAGCTTTTGGATGTTTCATCACCTTGTTTTGCCGAGCTGCTGGCCTGTCCCTTTATAAGTTCATGGCACAAACAAGTAAAAGATATGGTACGAGAAGTTGGAGGTTCCACTTTTTTCGAAAAGTTGGAAACAACTGGATATGAAAGGAAAGAAAGAGTTATTATGCCTGAAAAAAACTCAAAAATACATAATACTCTCATAGAAGGATTTGAGCCATTCGAAAATCTTGAGGAATTTTTACGTCTAGATATATTTCCAGACCtttattccaattttttcgGAACTGATGATTTCCATATATAG
- the KAFR0C03740 gene encoding uncharacterized protein, translating into MAYNTKLEDDYTQWERNCTAKYWQLKRALSSLRESLDVISKQSFALADLSKISVYDDDSVYKMITDDPVLKVSRSIKNSDSFIYLQQILKEEGISTMSYGKVACPVITDPQLKNMLAQKFSKQHAQNTAGLCQDIRLEFIGSFFLKLFISILLLRKFPNSTNDVLLSTEQKIFTSDNLLSWYTSAGFDKSGSPFHSNEAKIAYFKKYIGGLVLDNIACGYLHVIDWLGALLENDLKIVEPTMSYESSFVKHKRKLIDYVKSKFPEHTIASIERVNDDAFDIEVKVGGITLARCKNNSRDLAEENASMKAIQEIAYSNEYAEYKNILDRVLFSDINAMLESAPKKRISEAGKSDAQNSRKKAKQMKKVSQAASSFERRISKIDIRQNLNKRTLNCALDEADYDRASDSTYDTESKILSDTTSINKSNLAHKFGGNEDKINSISHGSPDKAISSNLVEDNYVNINGSKTDYVHVKRLNDNYANKPHNSNISSVSSPDNSAAKSGNVGNLAKISIPPNTLAEGKYNVKAIVGNVSSISAKETISAPSEKDVINTSLRKGNYLIAGSHSGHLARTGGAENITTIESVYNTVAGVNTPNVVEVQTDTIITGNDIIKQTANIGSAPSLNTEGNADKHPNATKLVFDKSSKQKLHSLLGKLKDHPRYETAHHTKTHFISRCFTVGGNMLLGTGAGKSKQIAEQKAASDALHKLLARDPPQPKKKNNIYLNRAPHEV; encoded by the coding sequence atggcATATAATACAAAGCTTGAAGACGACTATACGCAGTGGGAAAGAAATTGCACAGCTAAATATTGGCAACTAAAAAGAGCATTATCTTCTTTAAGAGAGTCACTTGATGTTATTTCTAAACAAAGTTTTGCTTTAGCAGATttgtcaaaaatttcagtgtatgatgatgattcaGTATATAAAATGATAACAGATGATCCAGTTTTGAAAGTTTCTCGAAGTATCAAAAATTCCGATTCTTTCATATATCTCCAACAGATCTTGAAAGAGGAAGGAATTTCTACTATGAGTTATGGTAAGGTAGCTTGTCCCGTGATTACGGATCCCCAGTTGAAGAATATGCTGGCACAAAAGTTTTCCAAACAACATGCTCAGAACACAGCAGGTCTCTGCCAAGATATTAGACTTGAATTTATCGGTTCATTCTTTTTAAAACTctttatttcaatattactGCTTAGAAAATTCCCAAATTCTACCAATGATGTACTGTTGTCTACAGAGCAAAAGATTTTCACAAGtgataatttattgagTTGGTACACATCTGCAGGATTTGATAAGTCAGGAAGCCCATTTCATTCCAATGAAGCAAAGATTGcatatttcaagaaatatattgGTGGTCTGGTCTTGGATAACATAGCTTGTGGATACTTGCATGTCATTGATTGGCTAGGTGCTTTGCTGGAGAACGACTTAAAAATAGTCGAACCAACTATGTCATATGAATCCTCGTTCGTGAAGcacaaaagaaaattgatagACTACGTGAAAAGTAAGTTTCCTGAACATACTATTGCTTCCATCGAGCGTGTAAATGATGATGCTTTTGACATAGAGGTCAAAGTTGGTGGCATAACCCTAGCGAGATgcaaaaataattcaagaGATCTAGCTGAAGAAAACGCTTCTATGAAAGCTATACAGGAAATAGCGTACAGTAATGAATACGCTGAATACAAAAATATACTGGATCGAGTTCTGTTTTCTGATATAAATGCAATGTTAGAGTCAGCACCAAAAAAACGAATCTCTGAGGCAGGTAAAAGCGACGCTCAAAATTCTAGGAAGAAAGCAAAGCAGATGAAAAAAGTGTCGCAAGCTGCCTCTTCCTTCGAAAGACGTATTAGCAAAATTGATATACGGCAAAATTTAAACAAGAGGACCCTTAATTGTGCTCTTGATGAGGCTGACTATGATAGAGCCAGCGACAGTACCTATGATACTGAGAGCAAGATTCTTAGCGACACTACAAGCATCAACAAATCCAACTTAGCTCATAAATTTGGAggaaatgaagataaaatcaataGTATTAGCCATGGTAGTCCTGATAAGGCCATCAGTAGCAATTTGGTTGAAGACAACTATGTCAATATCAATGGATCTAAGACAGACTATGTCCATGTAAAAAGATTGAATGATAATTATGCTAACAAGCCTCACAATAGTAACATTTCAAGCGTCAGCTCGCCTGATAATAGTGCAGCTAAATCAGGGAACGTCGGAAACTTGGCAAAAATAAGCATTCCTCCCAACACCCTTGCTGAAGGAAAATACAATGTGAAAGCTATCGTTGGTAATGTTAGTAGCATATCTGCAAAAGAAACTATTAGTGCCCCTTCTGAAAAAGATGTTATAAACACTTCTTTGAGAAAAGGCAACTATTTGATCGCAGGAAGCCATTCCGGTCACCTTGCTAGAACGGGAGGGGCCGAGAACATAACTACAATAGAATCTGTATACAATACAGTTGCAGGAGTAAATACGCCCAATGTGGTTGAAGTACAGACTGATACTATTATTACAGGAAACGACATAATCAAACAAACAGCGAATATTGGCAGTGCTCCCAGCCTGAATACCGAAGGTAACGCTGATAAGCACCCCAATGCAACCAAACTAGTTTTTGACAAATCCTCCAAACAAAAGTTACATAGTTTGTTAGGTAAGTTAAAAGACCATCCTCGATATGAAACTGCGCATCATACTAAGACACACTTTATCTCAAGGTGCTTTACCGTGGGAGGGAACATGTTGCTAGGAACGGGTGCCGGGAAAAGTAAACAAATTGCAGAGCAAAAGGCTGCTTCAGATGCATTACATAAGTTGTTGGCGAGAGACCCTCCTcagccaaaaaaaaaaaacaatatttatttaaatcgTGCCCCTCATGAGGTCTAG
- the KAFR0C03750 gene encoding sugar porter family MFS transporter, whose product MTDRVLDLNNNYSTNSLHGDIPYKTASPHASGTATPQPTEIREELSSFSGKGIATSQVDKEQTVQEIPKKPFREYITVLSLCMMIAFGGYVFGWDTGTISGFVNQTDFIERFGQKKSDGTSYLSNVRMGLLVAIFNIGAAIGGLTLGRLGDFVGRRLGLMIVVIVYIVGIVIQIASIDKWFQYFIGRIISGMGVGGISVLSPTLISETAPKHLRGTAVSFYQLLITAGIFLGYCTNFGTKNYSNSVQWRVPLGLCFVWAIFMISGMIFVPESPRYLVEKGKIEEARVSIARSNKLEVEDPGITYEIDTISQSIEAERVAGTASVSELFSTKGKILPRVVMGVMIQSLQQLTGNNYFFYYGTTIFKAVGLQDSFQTSIVLGIVNFASTFVSLYTVERFGRRRCLLWGSASMAACMCVFASVGVTRLYPNGKSQPSSKGAGNAMIVFTCFYIFCFATTWAPIAYVVVSETFPLRIRSRAMAISVGANWIWGFLIAFFTPFITSAIGFYYGYVFMGCLVFSYFYVFFFVSETKGLTLEEVNEMYMEGVLPWKSPKWLPKGRRGADYDEKGFTHDEKPWYKRMI is encoded by the coding sequence ATGACAGACCGTGTATtggatttgaataataattaCTCGACTAACTCACTACACGGAGATATTCCTTATAAAACAGCATCACCACATGCATCTGGTACAGCAACTCCTCAACCTACTGAAATAAGGGAGGAACtgtcttctttttcagGTAAAGGAATTGCGACTTCGCAGGTAGATAAGGAGCAAACGGTACAAGAGATACCAAAGAAACCATTCCGTGAATATATAACTGTCCTTTCCCTATGTATGATGATTGCATTTGGCGGGTATGTCTTTGGATGGGATACTGGTACCATTTCTGGCTTTGTAAATCAAACTGATTTCATAGAACGTTTTGGACAAAAGAAAAGCGATGGAACATCTTATCTATCCAATGTTAGAATGGGCTTACTTGTTGccatcttcaatattggGGCTGCAATTGGCGGACTGACACTTGGAAGATTAGGTGATTTTGTTGGTCGGCGTCTTGGACTAATGATTGTGGTTATTGTCTACATTGTTGGTATCGTCATTCAAATAGCATCCATAGATAAATGGTTCCAGTATTTCATAGGAAGGATTATATCAGGGATGGGTGTTGGTGGTATTTCAGTGTTATCTCCAACCTTGATATCAGAAACTGCTCCAAAGCACCTAAGAGGGACAGCAGTGTCTTTCTACCAATTACTAATCACTGCTGGTATTTTTCTAGGCTACTGTACCAATTTTGGTACCAAGAATTATTCTAACTCCGTACAATGGAGAGTTCCTTTAGGCTTATGTTTTGTGTGGGCTATATTCATGATTTCTGGTATGATTTTTGTCCCTGAATCGCCAAGATATTTGGTAGAAAAGggtaaaattgaagaagcaaGAGTTTCGATTGCAAGATCCAACAAATTAGAAGTAGAAGATCCGGGAATTACCtatgaaattgatactATTAGTCAGAGTATTGAAGCTGAAAGAGTCGCAGGAACAGCATCTGTGTCGGAActattttcaacaaaagGTAAAATATTACCTCGGGTCGTTATGGGTGTAATGATTCAATCTTTGCAACAATTAACTGGTaacaattatttcttctattatGGTACCACTATTTTCAAAGCTGTAGGGTTGCAAGATTCTTTCCAGACTTCAATTGTTCTAGGTATTGTAAATTTTGCTTCTACATTTGTAAGTTTATACACTGTCGAAAGGTTTGGTCGTCGTAGATGCCTATTGTGGGGTTCTGCTTCGATGGCAGCCTGTATGTGCGTTTTCGCTTCTGTGGGTGTCACTAGGTTATATCCAAATGGTAAGAGCCAACCTTCCTCGAAGGGTGCAGGTAACGCAATGATAGTATTTACTTGCTTTTACATCTTTTGCTTTGCCACTACATGGGCACCAATTGCATATGTAGTTGTTTCTGAAACTTTCCCATTACGTATCAGGAGCCGTGCCATGGCCATTTCAGTAGGTGCAAACTGGATATGGGGATTTTTAATCGCATTTTTCACTCCATTCATTACGTCAGCCATCGGATTTTATTATGGCTACGTCTTTATGGGATGTTTGGTATTTTCATACTTCTacgtcttcttctttgtctCTGAAACAAAAGGGTTGACATTAGAAGAGGTAAATGAAATGTATATGGAAGGTGTCCTACCTTGGAAGTCACCTAAATGGCTTCCAAAAGGTAGACGTGGTGCAGATTATGACGAGAAAGGTTTCACGCACGATGAAAAACCATGGTACAAGAGAATGATATAA
- the PAN3 gene encoding PAN-complex poly(A)-binding subunit PAN3 (similar to Saccharomyces cerevisiae PAN3 (YKL025C); ancestral locus Anc_2.669) translates to MEKFNPEWAKDVPCRNIIIYGYCKKQKEGCPFNHDADPANTTQSNVITQNTVTHEPPANRINNNVVEISTNLANTNLSDLPNLLNSQPNKDIHTSTSTNSLPKFNAKVSASFTPMGTAQRPTSAVDNDAPKSNTFVSESFTSSFTNFNPVLNTNQNPVDTQFSPQQPQPSSLVTENGEPIRYPGIYPPPHSILQYHLYAPDPPPQLKLPLKPNERSPEMLFIPNDIREELTKKNLASLQIFPPGGALPDVVQDYFGFVPLDFHQKNSDIDRYNGHKNSLFKVFSNFDGKIYVLRRIHNIKPNSIDSMAISKTFKKWNRFNSSNIVKLKDLFLTTKFGDTSLCFVYDYYPNAMSLYEAHFINFPLIPITQDYLWTYLVQLTNALREVHQADLSITKSLNWEKILVTGKPGRIKILGSSESDLLNYNNSDINIHDNQQTDFFNLGTFLFQLAKNINSESSFENSKENITEEKTEKLSVDDQLKSVLKYLLNDKIHDKSVMDLSKLFIDKIYSTFDALKTYSEFSENVLSRELENSRLFRLICKLNFIFGRIESRIDINWSESGEKFPIILFYDFVFHQVDENGKSVMDLTHVLRCLNKLDVGVSEKLVLVTPDEMNCIIISYKELKDLIESTFRSLTQS, encoded by the coding sequence ATGGAAAAGTTCAATCCTGAATGGGCTAAGGATGTTCCATGCAgaaatattataatataTGGGTACTGTAAAAAGCAGAAAGAGGGCTGTCCTTTCAATCATGACGCAGATCCAGCCAATACGACCCAGAGTAATGTCATAACTCAAAATACAGTCACTCATGAACCACCTGCTAATCGAATTAATAACAATGTAGTGGAAATATCAACTAATTTAGCTAATACGAATCTTTCCGATTTACCAAACTTATTAAATAGTCAGCCGAATAAAGATATTCACACTTCTACTTCAACAAATTCTTTACCTAAATTCAATGCCAAGGTATCAGCTAGTTTCACCCCAATGGGGACCGCTCAGAGACCAACCAGCGCTGTAGATAATGACGCTCCCAAATCTAATACTTTCGTCTCTGAAAGCTTCACATCATCTTTTACCAATTTCAATCCTGTTCTAAACACTAATCAAAATCCAGTAGATACACAATTCTCACCACAGCAACCTCAGCCTTCAAGTTTAGTCACCGAAAATGGTGAACCCATTAGATATCCCGGAATATACCCACCCCCACATAGTATACTGCAATATCATCTTTATGCACCTGATCCTCCTCCACAATTAAAACTACCATTAAAGCCTAATGAAAGATCACCTGAAATGTTATTTATACCAAATGATATTAGAGAAGAATTAACGAAGAAAAATCTAGCATCTTTACAAATCTTTCCTCCAGGTGGCGCACTTCCTGATGTTGTTCAGGACTATTTCGGTTTTGTACCATTGGACTTCCACCAGAAGAACAGTGATATTGATCGTTATAATGGCCATAAGAactctcttttcaaagttttctcaaattttgatggcAAAATTTATGTCTTGAGAAGAATTCATAATATAAAACCCAATTCAATCGATTCTATGGCCATTTCGAAaacttttaaaaaatggaatagattcaattcatcaaatattgtCAAGTTAAAAGATTTATTCCTGACTACAAAATTCGGTGACACTTCTCTATGTTTTGTCTATGATTATTATCCAAATGCAATGTCATTGTATGAGGCtcattttatcaatttccCACTGATTCCAATTACACAAGACTATCTATGGACATACTTAGTGCAATTGACAAATGCACTCAGAGAAGTTCACCAAGCTGATTTATCAATAActaaatctttgaattggGAAAAAATTCTTGTTACAGGTAAACCTGGTAGAATTAAAATCCTAGGTTCATCTGAAAGCGACCTCCTAAATTACAATAATAGTGACATTAATATTCATGACAACCAACAAACcgattttttcaatctaGGTACATTTTTATTCCAATTAGCTAAGAATATAAACTCAGAAAGTTCGTTTGAGAATtctaaagaaaatattactgaagaaaaaactGAGAAATTATCGGTTGATGATCAACTCAAATCTGTActaaaatatcttttgaatgataaaATTCATGACAAATCTGTGATGGATTTAAGTAAATTATTTATCGACAAAATTTACTCAACTTTTGATGCTCTAAAAACTTACTCTGAATTCAGTGAAAATGTCTTATCAAgagaattagaaaattcaagattATTTAGATTAATTTGCAAATTAAACTTTATATTCGGTAGAATTGAATCAAGAATCGACATAAACTGGTCAGAATCAGGCGAAAAATTCCCGATAATTTTATTCTATGACTTTGTATTCCACCAAGTTGATGAAAACGGTAAATCCGTAATGGATTTAACCCACGTTTTAAGATGTTTGAACAAACTAGACGTTGGGGTTTCAGAAAAATTGGTTTTAGTGACTCCCGATGAAATGAATTGTATTATCATTAGTtataaagaattaaaagatttgattGAATCGACCTTCAGATCTCTAACACAATCATGA
- the KAFR0C03780 gene encoding SDR family oxidoreductase (similar to Saccharomyces cerevisiae YIR035C; ancestral locus Anc_2.668), translated as MVGKVIIVTGVSRGIGRSIVEKLMDLDNESVAYGIARSENGLLELKAQYSDRFDYVVGDITDSSKLSLLIDKAIKAHGKIDSVVANAGVIEPVQNVADADVDAWKRLFDINFFSIVSLVKLTIEHLKKTNGNIIFVSSDASDTYFSNWGAYGSSKAALNHFAMTVAEEGETIKCISVAPGIVDTSMQITIREKVGFNMSEEHHQMFKDLHQNNKLVGSDVPATVYAKLAYYGIPKDLNGKYVSYDSPLLLNDFI; from the coding sequence ATGGTCGGTAAAGTTATAATCGTTACAGGTGTCTCTAGAGGTATTGGTAGATCTATCGTCGAGAAATTGATGGATTTAGACAATGAATCGGTGGCTTACGGTATTGCAAGATCTGAAAATGGATTATTGGAATTGAAAGCACAATACTCTGATAGATTCGACTATGTCGTTGGTGATATCACTGACAGTTCTAAATTAAGCTTGTTAATTGACAAGGCAATCAAAGCTCACGGTAAGATCGATTCAGTAGTCGCTAATGCAGGTGTTATCGAACCGGTCCAAAACGTTGCTGATGCTGATGTCGATGCCTGGAAAAGATTATTcgatatcaattttttcagtatCGTATCTTTAGTAAAGTTAACCATTGAACACTTGAAAAAGACTAATGGTAACATTATCTTTGTCTCTTCAGATGCTAGTGATACTTATTTCAGTAACTGGGGCGCTTATGGTTCTAGTAAAGCTGCTTTGAACCATTTTGCCATGACTGTGGCCGAGGAAGGTGAAACTATTAAATGTATAAGTGTTGCACCAGGTATCGTTGACACATCAATGCAAATTACCATTAGAGAAAAGGTTGGTTTCAATATGAGTGAAGAACACCATCAAATGTTCAAAGATCTCCATCAGAACAATAAATTAGTTGGTTCTGACGTCCCTGCCACTGTATATGCCAAATTAGCCTATTACGGTATTCCAAAGGACTTAAATGGTAAATATGTATCATACGATTCTCCATTACTATTGAACgattttatttga
- the URA6 gene encoding bifunctional uridylate/adenylate kinase (similar to Saccharomyces cerevisiae URA6 (YKL024C); ancestral locus Anc_2.667), which produces MSLESAFTQDQISVIFVLGGPGAGKGTQCAKLVKDYGFVHLSAGDLLRAEQDREGSEFGSLIKNYIKEGLIVPQEITIQLLKNAILENYEKGSTKYLVDGFPRKMDQAITFEQVIVKAKFVLFFDCSETVMLERLLERGKSSGRIDDNIESIKKRFKTFIDTSMPVIEYFNEQSRVVKINCETSVDEVYEQVQSALKDRLDL; this is translated from the coding sequence atgTCACTCGAATCAGCTTTTACACAAGATCAGATTTCTGTCATCTTTGTTTTAGGTGGTCCAGGTGCAGGTAAAGGTACCCAATGTGCTAAATTAGTCAAAGATTACGGTTTTGTTCATTTATCTGCCGGTGATCTATTAAGAGCAGAACAAGATCGTGAAGGATCTGAATTTGGTTCATTGATTAAGAATTATATTAAAGAAGGTCTTATTGTTCCGCAAGAAATCACTATTCAGTTATTGAAGAATGctatattagaaaattatGAGAAGGGATCTACAAAATACCTAGTTGATGGTTTTCCAAGAAAGATGGATCAAGCAATTACTTTTGAACAAGTTATTGTTAAAGCGAAATTTGTCCTATTTTTCGATTGTAGCGAAACTGTCATGTTAGAGAGATTATTGGAACGTGGTAAGAGTAGTGGTAGaattgatgataatatCGAATCCATTAAGAAGAGATTCAAGACTTTCATTGATACCAGTATGCCAGTTATTGAGTACTTCAACGAACAATCAAGAGTAGTCAAAATCAACTGTGAAACAAGTGTCGATGAAGTTTACGAACAGGTTCAAAGTGCGCTTAAAGATAGACTCGATTTATAG
- the MIN9 gene encoding Min9p (similar to Saccharomyces cerevisiae YKL023C-A): protein MYKSIQFCRSISSLHFRSCKPKKFSTMKKTKFHKKSSNNFDNKSVADKSSIRGKQVALIGVLAILTTAVSFTYQKNKPIEFIE, encoded by the coding sequence ATGTATAAGAGTATCCAATTTTGTAGGTCAATATCTTCACTACATTTTCGAAGTTGCAAAcctaaaaaattttcaactatgaaaaaaacaaaatttcataagAAAAGTTCgaacaattttgataataagaGTGTTGCTGATAAAAGCTCTATTAGAGGTAAACAAGTAGCTTTGATTGGTGTACTGGCCATACTCACAACCGCAGTTTCATTCActtatcaaaaaaataaaccGATAGAATTTatagaataa